A window from Chryseobacterium vaccae encodes these proteins:
- a CDS encoding sensor histidine kinase, translating into MKILKGDQFLRLLLNIVFIVLILFVSANNNHKNYPLSYIFLYNILLFVPAYINNLWLLPKLNRDKNIRRYLTIVIILFLFFVIILGQYLKYLYDHFNTSELVDFTPIAATALAPEKVEKYQYYFDVFPGIVIVMLILAIGYSIQTFLLRIKKEEEAKTQQNIAELSLLKSQISPHYLFNVLNSLYALALKKSEETPDVILKMSDILRYSLYETQEKEIAISHEIHILNMYMDIEKLRMPENASISFQHSVKDPVKIAPMLLLPLIENAFKHGIDSTVEASYIRAALTCSHNSLIFVCENSFKELQKKEIGGIGIENIRKRLELLYPGNHRLEIKKYKDVFNVILEIKL; encoded by the coding sequence ATGAAGATATTAAAAGGGGATCAATTTCTTAGGTTGCTGCTAAACATAGTATTTATAGTTTTAATATTATTTGTTTCGGCAAACAATAATCATAAAAATTACCCTTTAAGCTATATTTTTCTATATAATATACTCCTTTTTGTACCTGCATACATCAATAATTTATGGCTTCTCCCTAAGCTGAACCGCGACAAAAATATAAGAAGATACTTAACCATTGTTATTATACTTTTTTTGTTTTTCGTCATTATATTGGGGCAATATCTAAAGTACTTGTATGATCATTTTAATACCTCTGAACTTGTTGATTTTACACCCATCGCAGCTACCGCTTTAGCTCCTGAAAAAGTAGAAAAATATCAATATTATTTTGATGTTTTTCCGGGAATCGTTATTGTGATGCTTATTCTGGCGATAGGTTATTCTATACAGACCTTTTTATTGAGAATTAAAAAAGAAGAAGAGGCAAAAACTCAGCAAAACATAGCAGAACTTAGTTTGTTAAAATCACAAATAAGCCCTCACTACCTTTTTAATGTGCTTAACAGCCTGTATGCTTTAGCTCTTAAAAAGTCTGAAGAAACACCGGATGTCATTTTAAAAATGTCTGATATTTTACGATATTCTCTATATGAAACACAGGAAAAAGAAATTGCCATTAGCCACGAAATACATATCCTGAATATGTATATGGATATAGAAAAGTTAAGAATGCCTGAAAACGCAAGTATTTCTTTCCAGCATTCGGTAAAAGATCCTGTTAAAATTGCGCCGATGCTTTTATTGCCTTTGATAGAAAATGCTTTCAAGCACGGCATTGATTCTACCGTTGAAGCTTCTTATATTAGGGCAGCATTAACCTGTAGCCATAATAGCCTTATATTCGTTTGTGAGAATAGTTTTAAAGAGCTGCAAAAGAAAGAAATCGGAGGAATTGGTATTGAAAACATCCGCAAACGTTTGGAATTATTATACCCTGGAAATCATCGGTTAGAAATAAAAAAGTACAAAGATGTTTTTAACGTTATCCTTGAAATAAAATTATAA
- a CDS encoding efflux RND transporter permease subunit: MLKQFIERPVLSTVISIILLLLGALSLFNLPIALFPDIAPPSVQVTAFYPGANAEVVARSVATPIEEAVNGVENMTYMTSNSSNDGTMTLSVFFKQGADPDNAAVNVQNRVSKAMSQLPQEVVQAGISTQKVQNSMIMFMGLTSEDAKQYDELFLQNYLKINVIPQIQRIPGVAQAQVFGTRDYSMRIWLKPDRLAANSLSPQEVLAAIKDHNLEAAPGRLGQGSKETYEYILKYKGKLNKDEDYENIAIKANNDGSFLRLKDVARVEFGSYTYTATNRVDGKPVAGFAILQTAGSNANEILTEIEKQVKVMETTLPKGVKPIIMYNSKDFLDASIHQVVETLVIAFILVFIVVYIFLQDFRSTLIPAIAVPVAIIGTFFFLQLFGFSINMLTLFALVLAIGIVVDDAIVVVEAVHSKMEQTGMPVENATMNSMSEISGAIISITLVMCAVFIPVGFMQGPAGVFYRQFAFTLAIAILISAVNALTLSPALCAIFLNDPQGEHGEHGHKKGFGARFFNAFNVSFNNMTKKYIYSVKFLIKNKWMAVGGLVLITAISVFLIKKAPSGFIPTEDQGFVLYAVNTPPGSSLERTSRATEQIDKIINGEKSTNHLWVADGMNFISNANASPYSAGFIKLKDYDKRGDMKDPDQIAATLTGKVSQVKDANAFFFNFPTVQGFGNVSGFEFMLQDKTNGSFEQLGTTTQAFIGELMKRPEIAFAFTTYAAGNPQYTIEVDSDKANQLGVSVTELMQTMQIYYGSSFVSDFNRFGKYYRVMAQADIPYRTDINSLEGIYVKNKSGEMVPAKTLVTLKRSFGPETVTRNNLFNAVTINGTPKPGYSTGDAIKAVEEVAQQSLPRGYGYEWTGITREEIKTGGQTVFIFLLSILFVYFLLAAQYESYILPFAIILTIPTGIFGVFAFTGLAGIDNNIYVQVGLIMLVGLLAKNAILIVEFAVQRRKAGKTLIESALQASRLRLRPILMTSFAFIVGMLPLVWTQGASAKGNHSIGYSTVGGMLTGVLFGIFIIPVMYVIFQYLHEKMPSRKKKRLQKKLQQEQALTAAH, from the coding sequence ATGTTAAAACAATTTATAGAAAGACCGGTCCTTTCAACGGTCATCTCCATTATACTCTTATTATTGGGGGCGTTGTCTCTCTTTAATCTGCCCATTGCCCTCTTTCCGGATATTGCTCCGCCAAGTGTTCAGGTAACGGCTTTTTATCCGGGAGCTAATGCTGAGGTTGTTGCCCGTTCGGTAGCAACACCTATTGAGGAAGCTGTAAACGGAGTGGAAAACATGACCTATATGACTTCCAACTCCAGTAATGACGGTACCATGACTTTGAGTGTTTTCTTCAAACAGGGCGCTGATCCCGATAATGCTGCCGTAAACGTACAGAACCGTGTATCCAAAGCCATGAGCCAGCTTCCCCAGGAAGTGGTACAAGCCGGAATTTCTACCCAGAAAGTTCAGAACAGTATGATTATGTTCATGGGACTGACCAGCGAAGATGCTAAACAGTACGATGAACTTTTCTTACAAAATTATCTGAAAATCAACGTTATTCCACAGATACAGCGTATTCCAGGAGTAGCACAGGCCCAGGTTTTCGGGACCAGAGATTATTCCATGAGAATCTGGCTGAAACCGGATAGACTGGCAGCCAACAGCCTTTCTCCACAGGAAGTTCTGGCCGCCATTAAAGATCATAACCTTGAAGCCGCTCCGGGACGTCTTGGCCAGGGAAGTAAGGAAACCTACGAGTATATCCTTAAATACAAAGGTAAACTGAATAAGGATGAAGATTATGAAAATATTGCCATCAAAGCCAATAATGACGGATCATTCTTAAGATTAAAAGATGTTGCCAGAGTAGAATTCGGTTCCTATACCTATACCGCGACCAACAGAGTGGACGGAAAACCCGTAGCAGGATTTGCTATTCTCCAGACTGCAGGTTCCAACGCAAACGAGATCCTTACGGAAATTGAAAAGCAGGTAAAAGTCATGGAAACTACCCTGCCGAAAGGAGTGAAACCTATTATTATGTACAATTCCAAAGACTTTCTGGATGCTTCTATTCATCAGGTGGTAGAAACGCTTGTGATTGCATTCATTCTTGTATTTATCGTAGTATATATTTTCCTTCAGGATTTCAGATCTACTCTGATTCCGGCTATTGCGGTACCGGTTGCCATTATCGGAACCTTCTTTTTCCTACAGCTGTTCGGATTCAGTATCAATATGCTTACTCTGTTTGCACTGGTATTGGCTATTGGTATTGTAGTGGATGATGCCATTGTTGTTGTGGAAGCAGTCCATTCTAAAATGGAACAGACAGGAATGCCCGTAGAAAATGCCACGATGAACTCGATGAGTGAAATTTCCGGGGCTATTATTTCCATTACCCTGGTGATGTGTGCCGTATTTATTCCGGTAGGCTTTATGCAGGGTCCGGCAGGAGTTTTCTACAGACAGTTTGCCTTCACTTTGGCTATTGCGATTCTGATCTCCGCAGTAAATGCATTGACTTTAAGCCCGGCTTTATGTGCTATTTTCTTAAATGATCCTCAGGGAGAACACGGTGAACACGGTCATAAAAAAGGTTTTGGAGCCAGATTTTTCAACGCATTTAATGTGAGCTTCAACAACATGACGAAAAAGTACATTTACAGTGTTAAATTTTTGATCAAAAATAAATGGATGGCTGTAGGCGGATTGGTACTCATTACAGCAATAAGTGTTTTTCTGATTAAAAAAGCACCCTCCGGATTTATTCCTACTGAAGATCAGGGATTCGTTCTGTATGCTGTGAATACTCCTCCTGGAAGTTCACTGGAAAGAACCAGCAGAGCCACAGAACAGATTGATAAGATTATTAACGGTGAAAAATCAACTAACCACCTTTGGGTAGCAGACGGAATGAACTTCATCAGCAATGCCAACGCTTCTCCTTATTCAGCCGGCTTTATCAAGCTTAAAGATTATGACAAACGCGGTGATATGAAAGACCCTGACCAGATTGCTGCAACACTGACAGGAAAGGTAAGCCAGGTGAAAGATGCCAATGCTTTCTTCTTCAACTTCCCTACCGTACAAGGGTTTGGTAACGTATCCGGTTTTGAATTCATGCTTCAGGATAAAACCAACGGTTCTTTTGAACAACTGGGAACAACAACACAGGCATTTATCGGAGAACTGATGAAACGTCCTGAAATTGCATTTGCATTTACCACGTATGCAGCCGGAAACCCACAGTATACGATTGAAGTGGATTCTGATAAAGCCAACCAGCTGGGAGTTTCAGTTACTGAACTGATGCAGACCATGCAGATCTATTATGGAAGCAGCTTCGTTTCAGATTTCAACAGATTCGGAAAATACTACAGGGTAATGGCTCAGGCGGATATTCCGTACCGTACCGATATTAACTCTCTGGAGGGAATTTATGTTAAAAATAAATCAGGAGAAATGGTACCGGCTAAAACACTGGTTACTTTGAAAAGATCTTTCGGACCTGAAACGGTAACAAGAAACAACCTCTTCAACGCGGTAACCATCAACGGAACGCCTAAACCAGGTTACAGTACCGGAGATGCCATCAAAGCAGTAGAAGAAGTAGCACAGCAGTCTCTTCCGAGAGGTTACGGCTACGAATGGACCGGAATTACCCGTGAAGAGATCAAAACAGGCGGACAGACCGTATTTATATTCCTTTTAAGTATCCTGTTTGTTTATTTCCTGCTGGCAGCGCAATACGAAAGTTATATTCTTCCGTTTGCCATTATTCTTACCATTCCGACAGGAATCTTTGGAGTATTTGCATTCACCGGATTAGCTGGTATTGATAACAATATCTATGTACAGGTCGGACTGATCATGCTGGTCGGATTATTGGCTAAAAATGCCATTCTGATCGTAGAATTTGCCGTACAGAGAAGAAAAGCAGGTAAAACTCTGATAGAATCTGCGCTTCAGGCTTCAAGATTACGTCTGAGACCGATCTTAATGACCTCTTTTGCTTTCATTGTGGGGATGCTTCCTCTGGTATGGACGCAGGGGGCTTCTGCAAAAGGAAATCATTCTATCGGGTACAGTACCGTTGGAGGAATGCTTACAGGAGTACTGTTCGGGATCTTTATTATTCCGGTAATGTATGTGATCTTCCAGTATCTGCATGAAAAAATGCCGAGCAGAAAGAAGAAAAGACTTCAAAAAAAGTTACAGCAGGAACAAGCTTTAACAGCTGCTCATTAA
- a CDS encoding AraC family transcriptional regulator has translation MKVSFERIVPSEKSSFRTLHNNSPICEFKWEYHYHPEIELVCVISGTGTRHVGYHKSNYTNGDLVLIGSNIPHSGFGLNSTDPHEEIVLQFKEEILQFPPQEVDAVSIKNLLELSKYGIHFHHKIKKAMLPKLKILLESEGYKRYLLLLEILFELSKCKDYDLLNKEIMPYTIISKNKTRLENIFTFVENNYDKEIRIEDAARLANLTLPAFCNFFKKATQITFTEFVNRYRINKACLLMAQDMSISECSYSCGFNNVTYFNRMFKKYTEKTPSEFIKNYSSNKVNI, from the coding sequence ATGAAAGTCAGTTTTGAGAGAATCGTTCCGAGCGAAAAAAGCTCTTTCCGTACGCTTCATAACAACTCGCCGATCTGCGAGTTCAAATGGGAGTATCATTACCATCCGGAAATAGAACTGGTCTGTGTCATATCCGGAACCGGAACCCGGCATGTCGGTTATCATAAAAGCAATTATACGAATGGGGATCTGGTTCTCATCGGCTCCAATATTCCTCATTCGGGATTTGGCCTGAATTCTACGGATCCGCATGAAGAGATTGTGCTTCAGTTCAAAGAAGAGATCCTTCAGTTCCCGCCACAGGAAGTGGATGCTGTCTCCATAAAAAACCTGCTGGAACTTTCTAAATACGGCATCCATTTTCATCATAAAATCAAAAAAGCAATGCTTCCGAAATTAAAAATTCTTTTGGAATCAGAAGGCTACAAAAGGTATCTGCTGCTGCTGGAAATCCTTTTTGAACTTTCAAAATGTAAAGATTATGATCTTCTGAATAAAGAAATCATGCCTTACACCATCATTTCAAAAAATAAAACAAGGCTGGAAAACATTTTTACTTTCGTGGAAAATAATTACGACAAAGAAATCAGAATCGAAGACGCTGCCCGGCTGGCTAATCTTACCCTTCCGGCTTTCTGTAATTTCTTTAAAAAAGCGACCCAAATCACTTTTACTGAGTTTGTGAACCGGTACCGGATCAATAAAGCCTGCCTGCTGATGGCTCAGGATATGAGTATTTCGGAATGCAGTTACAGTTGTGGCTTCAATAATGTAACCTACTTTAACAGGATGTTTAAAAAATATACTGAAAAGACGCCTTCAGAATTTATAAAAAACTATTCATCCAATAAGGTCAATATATAA
- a CDS encoding thioredoxin family protein: MNTPSNMLALGTKAPFFELPNPSKTNEIQSLDELKGEKGTLVIFMCNHCPFVLHVIDKINELYEDYNDKGIEFIAINANDIEKYPDDAPEKMIEFQIERKFDFPYLFDESQSIAKAYDAACTPDFYFFDDKLDLVYRGQMDDSRPGNNKDVTGEDLIIAFENLLAGEPQEEIQKPSMGCNIKWK; encoded by the coding sequence ATGAATACGCCCTCCAATATGCTGGCTCTAGGAACAAAAGCACCGTTTTTTGAGCTTCCGAACCCGTCAAAAACCAATGAGATTCAATCTTTGGATGAATTGAAAGGAGAAAAAGGAACACTAGTCATCTTTATGTGCAACCATTGTCCGTTTGTTCTTCACGTAATCGATAAAATCAACGAGCTGTATGAAGATTACAATGATAAAGGAATAGAATTCATCGCGATCAACGCTAATGATATTGAAAAATATCCTGATGATGCTCCTGAAAAAATGATTGAATTCCAGATCGAAAGGAAATTTGACTTCCCTTATCTGTTTGATGAAAGCCAGAGCATTGCAAAAGCTTATGATGCAGCCTGCACTCCGGATTTTTATTTCTTTGATGACAAACTTGATCTTGTATACAGAGGGCAGATGGATGATTCCAGACCAGGAAACAATAAAGATGTAACAGGGGAAGACCTGATCATTGCATTTGAAAATCTTCTGGCAGGAGAACCTCAGGAAGAAATTCAGAAACCAAGCATGGGATGCAATATCAAATGGAAATAA
- a CDS encoding TetR/AcrR family transcriptional regulator, which translates to MGLHERRQREKESIRANILQAAFGLAKTEGWASLSMRKIADAIEYSAPVVYDYFENKEAILYEISLNGFHSLHIELLKAQRKHDTPEEQLTAIVDAYWNFAFKNPEYYQLMFGLGMQCCGKGQMKEEFSSFQDLIYECTYNIIKKNGSNPENACHMSHALFSAVHGLISIMMMRTTDIPSTMNKTTLDETVSAFIKSL; encoded by the coding sequence ATGGGATTGCATGAACGTCGTCAGAGAGAGAAAGAATCTATCCGTGCAAATATTTTGCAGGCGGCTTTTGGTTTGGCTAAAACTGAAGGCTGGGCTTCCCTTTCGATGAGGAAAATTGCTGATGCTATAGAATACAGTGCTCCGGTAGTGTATGATTATTTTGAAAATAAGGAGGCTATTTTGTATGAAATTTCCCTGAATGGTTTTCATTCCCTTCATATTGAACTGTTAAAAGCCCAGAGAAAACATGATACTCCTGAAGAACAGCTTACTGCCATTGTAGATGCATACTGGAACTTTGCATTCAAAAACCCGGAATACTATCAGCTGATGTTTGGGCTGGGAATGCAGTGTTGTGGTAAAGGACAGATGAAGGAAGAATTTTCTTCGTTTCAGGATCTGATTTATGAGTGTACCTATAATATCATTAAAAAGAACGGATCTAATCCTGAAAATGCCTGCCATATGTCGCATGCTTTATTTTCTGCAGTACACGGACTGATCTCTATTATGATGATGCGTACGACTGATATTCCGTCTACGATGAATAAAACTACCCTGGACGAAACTGTTTCGGCTTTTATTAAGTCTTTGTAA
- a CDS encoding efflux transporter outer membrane subunit, giving the protein MKRIKNIFLTFILAVASVSCVSKLAYAEPDLQLPEKFQYTATADTASIANLEWKQFFSDPMLQELIEKGIKNNYDLQIALKQVAASQEKLKQAKYLQYPDVGFGVSGQISKPSKNSMNGQSLNLFLGQSHVEDYNAAFNLSWEADIWGKIKNQQEVSRMQYLHTYEGSKAVQTQVVAAIAQGYYNLLMLDRQLQIAKSNLELSSSTLNITQKMWDSGDTTSLGVQQATAQKQSTELLITQLEQNIAIQENALSILVGELPNKISRTIEMSDTSLPQNISAGLPAAMVSRRPDVRQQELVLLESNAIVGIAQANMYPSLKITANGGVNSFKFDNWFQIPASLFGSVLGGITQPIFQKRQLKTDLEVAKIQREKNVLAFRQSVLNAMGEVSDALVSNESLKVQEQKAVEQSATLKDGIKSAQMLYKGGMANYLEVITAQGNSLQAELNLASVKRQRLSSIVDLYRALGGGWK; this is encoded by the coding sequence ATGAAACGAATAAAGAATATTTTTCTGACTTTTATATTGGCTGTGGCCTCGGTTTCGTGTGTGTCTAAACTGGCATACGCGGAGCCGGACCTTCAGCTTCCGGAAAAATTCCAGTACACGGCTACTGCAGATACAGCCAGTATCGCTAATCTGGAATGGAAACAGTTTTTCAGTGATCCTATGTTACAGGAACTCATTGAAAAAGGAATAAAAAATAATTATGATCTTCAGATCGCTTTAAAACAGGTTGCCGCATCTCAGGAGAAGCTTAAACAGGCAAAATATCTGCAATATCCGGATGTTGGCTTCGGAGTTTCGGGGCAGATCTCGAAACCTTCAAAGAACAGCATGAACGGGCAGAGCCTTAATCTGTTTTTAGGGCAAAGCCATGTGGAAGATTACAATGCGGCCTTCAATCTTTCCTGGGAAGCTGATATCTGGGGAAAGATCAAAAATCAGCAGGAGGTTTCAAGAATGCAGTATCTGCACACTTATGAAGGATCAAAAGCAGTACAGACCCAGGTTGTAGCAGCAATAGCCCAAGGTTATTATAATTTATTAATGCTTGACCGTCAGCTGCAGATCGCAAAATCCAATTTGGAATTAAGTTCAAGCACCCTGAATATCACCCAGAAAATGTGGGACAGTGGCGATACCACTTCTTTAGGAGTTCAGCAGGCAACGGCTCAGAAACAGTCTACAGAACTTCTGATCACTCAGCTGGAACAGAATATTGCCATTCAGGAAAATGCACTGAGCATTCTTGTAGGTGAACTTCCCAACAAGATCAGCAGAACGATCGAAATGTCGGATACTTCACTTCCGCAAAATATTTCAGCAGGATTACCCGCAGCTATGGTAAGCCGCAGACCTGATGTGCGTCAGCAGGAACTGGTTTTATTGGAATCCAATGCTATCGTGGGAATCGCGCAGGCTAATATGTATCCCTCATTAAAGATTACAGCTAACGGAGGAGTGAATTCTTTCAAGTTTGACAATTGGTTTCAGATTCCGGCCTCATTATTCGGATCTGTACTGGGAGGAATCACCCAGCCTATCTTCCAGAAAAGACAGCTGAAAACAGATCTTGAAGTGGCTAAAATACAAAGAGAAAAAAATGTACTGGCTTTCCGTCAGTCAGTTTTGAATGCAATGGGAGAGGTATCTGATGCGCTGGTTTCCAACGAAAGTTTAAAAGTTCAGGAACAGAAGGCTGTCGAACAGTCGGCAACATTGAAAGACGGGATCAAAAGTGCCCAGATGTTGTACAAAGGCGGTATGGCCAATTATCTTGAAGTAATAACAGCACAGGGAAATTCTCTTCAGGCTGAGCTGAATCTGGCTTCTGTAAAAAGACAACGCCTAAGCAGCATTGTAGACCTTTACAGAGCATTAGGAGGCGGTTGGAAGTAG
- a CDS encoding efflux RND transporter periplasmic adaptor subunit produces the protein MKIPGKIRFIVLISSIILLQNCTKAAEGSNTPPPAPELPVYTVISSPATTYQEFPTALEGKNNVEIRSQVDGYLDRIYVEEGSYVRAGQPLFKIDSRSYGEQMNMAQANLQAANANIEKARVEVDRLQPLVAAKVVSDVQLKTAKANYAAAVAAASQAKASVGSARINVGFTTITAPVSGYIGRIPYKKGSLISRTDINPLTLLSDISEIYAYFSLSELDFIAFQNKYPGASLEEKLKNMPMVELVIADNSIYPEKGKMSIVDGQFDKTTGAISVRAVFPNTSGALRTGNTGRVRMPQLISNAVVIPQESTFEIQDKTYVYVLGKDKKVTSKPIKISGKTESYYFISEGLTPGEKIVYTGIGNLKDGASIHPKPISSDSLLKAKPL, from the coding sequence ATGAAAATACCTGGAAAAATAAGGTTCATCGTACTTATATCAAGTATTATCCTTTTACAGAACTGTACCAAAGCAGCAGAAGGTTCCAACACGCCCCCCCCTGCTCCGGAACTGCCGGTTTATACCGTAATCTCCTCTCCTGCTACCACCTATCAGGAATTCCCTACCGCGCTGGAGGGTAAAAATAATGTAGAAATCAGATCTCAGGTAGACGGATACCTGGACAGAATTTATGTGGAAGAAGGTTCTTATGTAAGAGCTGGACAGCCTCTTTTCAAAATAGACTCAAGAAGTTATGGCGAACAGATGAACATGGCACAGGCCAATCTTCAGGCTGCAAATGCCAATATTGAAAAAGCAAGAGTGGAAGTAGACAGACTTCAGCCGTTAGTAGCCGCTAAAGTTGTTTCTGATGTTCAGCTTAAAACAGCAAAAGCCAATTATGCTGCTGCCGTCGCTGCTGCATCCCAAGCCAAAGCGTCTGTAGGAAGCGCCAGAATTAATGTGGGATTTACCACCATCACAGCCCCGGTAAGCGGGTATATCGGAAGGATCCCGTATAAAAAAGGAAGTCTGATCTCCAGAACAGACATCAACCCTTTGACCTTATTGTCTGATATCAGTGAAATTTATGCTTATTTCTCTCTAAGTGAACTGGATTTTATTGCTTTTCAGAACAAATATCCGGGAGCCTCTCTTGAAGAAAAGCTGAAAAATATGCCGATGGTAGAACTCGTTATTGCAGATAACAGCATCTATCCTGAAAAAGGAAAAATGAGCATCGTAGACGGCCAGTTTGATAAAACAACCGGAGCCATCAGCGTACGCGCAGTTTTCCCTAATACCAGCGGAGCCCTGAGAACAGGAAATACCGGAAGAGTACGCATGCCTCAACTGATTTCCAATGCGGTGGTTATCCCTCAGGAATCTACTTTTGAAATTCAGGATAAAACGTATGTATATGTCTTAGGGAAAGATAAAAAAGTCACCAGCAAACCTATAAAGATCTCTGGTAAGACTGAAAGCTATTATTTTATCTCGGAAGGACTTACTCCGGGAGAAAAGATCGTATACACGGGAATCGGGAACTTAAAAGACGGAGCTTCAATCCATCCGAAACCTATCTCGTCTGACAGTTTACTGAAAGCCAAACCTTTGTAG
- a CDS encoding LytR/AlgR family response regulator transcription factor: MDKIRCLIVDDEKLAQEVLVHHISRFDVLQLEGICNNVFELIAFLNRDKNIDLIFLDIKMPEINGNDFVIMFNNPPAIIYTTAYNQYALEAFDHNAIDYLLKPISLDRFSKSVQKATQILETRQKFVPVTMEENNDCFYVKSDKRLVKIDPKELIYIEGMGNYICLYTENDKVMIHGTLSSTEESLKQLNYICRVHKSFFVNLNKISYLEQHVISLINKKNIPIGLSYRDQVYEKLKIWQTNK; this comes from the coding sequence ATGGACAAAATAAGATGCTTAATCGTAGATGATGAAAAACTGGCCCAGGAGGTTCTGGTACATCATATTTCAAGGTTTGATGTTTTACAGCTGGAAGGAATCTGTAATAATGTTTTTGAACTGATTGCTTTTTTAAACAGAGACAAAAATATCGATTTGATTTTTCTAGATATTAAAATGCCTGAGATCAACGGAAATGACTTTGTTATCATGTTTAATAATCCTCCTGCGATTATTTATACCACAGCGTACAATCAATACGCTCTGGAAGCTTTCGATCACAATGCGATAGATTATTTGTTAAAACCAATTTCCTTGGATCGCTTTTCTAAAAGTGTACAAAAAGCAACTCAAATTCTGGAGACGAGACAAAAATTTGTTCCTGTGACAATGGAAGAAAATAACGATTGTTTTTATGTAAAAAGTGATAAGCGATTGGTGAAGATTGATCCTAAAGAACTTATTTATATTGAAGGGATGGGAAATTATATCTGCCTGTATACCGAAAACGATAAAGTGATGATTCACGGAACACTGAGCTCAACTGAGGAAAGCTTAAAGCAGCTGAATTATATTTGCAGAGTACACAAATCATTTTTTGTCAATCTGAATAAAATCAGTTATTTGGAACAGCATGTCATTTCATTGATCAATAAAAAAAATATTCCTATTGGATTAAGCTATCGTGATCAGGTTTATGAAAAATTAAAGATATGGCAGACTAATAAATAA